From the genome of Monomorium pharaonis isolate MP-MQ-018 chromosome 2, ASM1337386v2, whole genome shotgun sequence, one region includes:
- the LOC105840695 gene encoding phospholipase A2, which produces MTLTIVLLSALLLLSRNIRGWYIAFPNNSEIVNNEFRETTAFQPTFIFPGTKWCGSGNIADGPDDLGVFAMTDACCREHDNCKDLIEPTQSKHGLTNTAFYTRLHCSCDERFYDCLHNSEEPVSTKVGFLYFSVLDTKCFREDYPIVGCKRHSLIPRRCLEYELDESQPKMYQWFDVPTYFQNGQRMMIADRHILSLDSDIIHKPIGVYFVGSSITEGNFIRV; this is translated from the exons ATGACTCTGACTATTGTATTGCTTTCGGCGCTTTTATTACTCTCCCGAAATATCCGCGGATGGTACATCGCGTTTCCGAACAACAGCGAGATCGTCAACAATGAATTTCGTGAAACCACGGCCTTTCAACCAACCTTCATATTTCCAG gGACAAAATGGTGTGGCAGTGGTAATATAGCGGATGGTCCGGATGATTTAGGAGTATTTGCAATGACTGACGCATGTTGTCGTGAACACGATAATTGCAAAGATTTAATCGAACCGACACAATCTAAGCATGGCCTGACTAATACTGCTTTTTATACAag GCTACACTGCTCGTGTGATGAGAGATTCTACGACTGTCTCCATAACTCGGAGGAACCTGTTAGCACGAAGGTTGGCTTTCTTTACTTCAGCGTGTTAGACACGAAGTGCTTCCGCGAAGACTACCCCATCGTTGGCTGCAAACGGCATTCACT CATTCCTAGACGCTGTTTGGAATACGAGCTGGACGAAAGCCAACCGAAGATGTATCAATGGTTCGATGTACCTACGTATTTCCAAAACGGCCAACGGATGATGATCGCTGACCGTCATATTCTATCACTCGATTCCGATATCATTCACAAACCGATAGGAGTCTATTTTGTGGGATCGTCGATCACTGAAGGAAACTTCATACGCGTGTAG